The genomic interval GAGATCGGGATCGACGCGATTCAGCGGCGGATCGAGACCCTCACCGACCGGCTCAAGGAAGGTGTGCCCGACGACCGACTCCTGAGCCCGCGGTCGTACGAGTCCGGCCTGGTGACGATCGACGTCGACGAGCCGGAGCGGGTCGTCGAGCGCCTGGCCGATCGAGGGATCGTCGTGCGAGCCCTCCCGGAACCGGCGGCGGTCCGCGCGTCGATCCACGCGTTCAACGATCGGGCGGACGTGGACGCGCTGCTCGCGGCGCTCGACGAGGAGTTCTGAGACGGCGAGCGGCGACTATTCCGAGTCGGCGTCGGCAGCCGACGCGGCGGTCTCGACCATCGTCTCCCGCTCGTCGAAGTAGGCGGGCGCGTCGGTCTCGGCCTCGAACTCGATAATTTGGGTCAGTGCGTCCTGGCCGTCCGCGGCCTCCGACGCCAGGTCCGCGGCGAGCTCGGTGTAGCCGGCGGCCAGCTCCTGGAAGGCCTGCATTCGGGTCTGTTTCGCTTCGACGAGCAGCTGTTTCTCCTCCAGTTGCTCCTGGAGTTCCTCGAGTTCCGCGACGTCGTCGGCCCTAGCGTCCGGCACGTCCGCGGTCGACGGAGCGTCGGTGCCCTCGACCTCGTCCGGGAGCGCTTCGAGGCGCGACCGGATCTCGGCCATCTCCGCGTCGATCTCGTCCAAAAGCTCGTCGGCCTCCTCGCTCATCGTCTCGACGCTCCCCGAGAGCAGGCCGGCCTGGGTCTGGCAGTACTCGACGCACTCGTCGATCGCGAGCGCATCCGCGTCTGCGTCCGTATTCGGATCCGAATCCGGGTCCGCAGCGTCGTCGTCCATAAGCGTCCTTGGGGCTGCCGGCCGAAGTCACTTTGGTCCACGGTCGGTGCCGGCGACGGCGCTGTCGGGACCGGTGTGGAAGCCGCCGCCATTCAAGGGACCGCTGGCGAAATATCCGACCATGCATCGCGTCTCCGTACCGCTCCTCGCGTCGCTGGTGTTCTATCCCGGGACCGTCTCCGCACAGGACGTCCCCCGGCCGGTCACGGGCGAGCCCACGACGCTCGGTGAGTTTGCGGTCGTCTTCGGCGTCTACGCGCTGTTCACGCTCGTCGTCGGTGCGATTCTCCTGGCGATCTCGACCTCGTCCGTCCGGGCGATCGAGGGGCGACTCGTCGCCGATCCGTTGAACACGGGCGCGATCGGTCTCGGCGTGCTCGTCGGCGGGTTCGTCGCCCTCGTGGTCGCGTCGGCCGTCACAGCCACCCTCGTAGGCGTCGGTGCGCCCGCGATCGTCGGCCGCGCGCCGATCGCGCTCACGGTCGCGCTCTCGGCAGGACTGACGGTCGCCAACACGATCGGGATCATCACGGCCGGCTCGGTCTTGCTCCGGCGCGTCGGACTTAGCGACGATGCCCACCCGAACCCGTGGCTCGCGCTCGTCGTCGGCACGATCATCGTGCAACTCCTGTACCTGGTGCCGCTGGTGAACCTCGTCGTCGCTCTCGTCGTAGTCGGCCTGGCGACCGGCGCGACCGTCGAGTATTGGTGGACCGATCGGGACGAGAACGGGGGCGAAGGCGAGGATGAAGGGCCGTCCGATCCGGAGCCGCGAGAGGATGCACTGGACCGGTGACGCCAGGCGCGCTCGCGCCAAAATGTGCTAGCACACACCACTGTGTTGCCCTTTCAGACTCGTTAAGTCCTTCCGGCCACTGAATCAGACACAATGAATCTGGTACTGTGTCGACAAGAGAGACAGTCTTCATTTGCGACCGAATTATGAGCAAGGACTACATCGAAGTCCGCGGTGCGGAGGAGCACAACCTCAAGGACCTCGACGTCGAGATCCCCCGCGAGGAGTTCACCGTCGTCACCGGTCTCTCGGGTTCGGGCAAGTCCTCGCTCGCGTTCGAGACGGTCTACGCGGAGGGCCAGCGCCGGTACATCGAGAGCCTCTCGGCGTACGCCCGGAACTTCCTCGGCCAGATGGACAAGCCCCAGGTCGAGACCGTCGAGGGCCTCTCGCCGGCGATCTCGATCGACCAGAAGAACGCGGCGAACAACCCTCGCTCGACCGTCGGGACGGTCACGGAACTGCACGACTATCTGCGGCTGCTCTACGCCCGCGTCGGCACGCCCCACTGTCCCCAGTGCGGCCGCGAGGTCGGCGAGCAGTCGGCCCAGAACATGGTCGAGCGCATCCTCGAGCTCCCCGAGGGGACGAAGGCCAAGCTCGCGGCCCCGGTCGTCCGCGACCAGAAGGGCGCGTTCGAGGACCTCTTCGAGGAACTCGTCTCGGAGGGGTACGCCCGCGTCGAGATCGACGGCGAGGAACACGACCTCACGCTCGACGACCCCGACTTGGACGAGAACTTCGACCACACCGTCGACGTGATCGTCGACCGCGTGAAGGTCTCGACCGAGGATCGACCACGCATCGTCGACAGTGTCGAGACGGCCCTCGACGAGGCCGACGGCGTCCTGAAGGTCATCCTCCCGGACCCGCCAGAAGAGGCCGCCGCGGACCTCGGTGAAGAGGCCCGCCGGACCGGTGCACTGGGCGACGAGACCGACGAGGACGACCGCTTCGTCGTCGAGTTCTCGAAGGACCTCGCGTGTACCCACTGCGGAATCGACGTCCCCGAGATCGAGACCCGCTCGTTCTCCTTCAACTCACCCCACGGCGCCTGTCCCGAGTGCGAGGGCTTAGGCGAGACCAAGGAGGTCGACGAGGACCTCGTCATTCAGGACGAGTCCAAGCCGCTCAAGCACGTCTTCGAGGCCTGGAGCTACAACCGCTCGTACTACCAGACCCGCCTCGACGCCGTCGCGACCCACTTCGACGTCTCGCTGTCGACGCCGTTCGAGGATCTCGACGAGGACGTCCAGCAGGCCTTCCTCTACGGAACTGACGGACAGGTGCTGTTCAAGCGACACACCAAAAACGGCACCCGCCGGAAGAAGAAGCGCTTCGAGGGCGTCATCCCTAACCTCGAGCGCCGGTACCTCGAGACCGACTCCGATTCGACCCGGGAACACATCGAGGACTACATGTCGGTCACGGAGTGTCCGGCCTGCGACGGCACCCGCCTGAAGCCCGCCTCGCGCGCGGTGCTGGTCGACGACACCGCCATTACCGAGATCAACGCGATGAGCATCGGTGACGCTCGCGAGCACTTCGAGTCGATGGAAGCCGACCTCACCGAGCGCGAGAAGGTCATCGCCGAGGAGATTCTCAAAGAGATCCGAGCGCGACTCGGATTCATGGTCGAGGTCGGCCTCGAGTACCTCACGCTCGACCGCGAGGCTTCCACCCTCTCGGGCGGCGAGAGCCAGCGCATCCGGCTCGCGACTCAGATCGGCTCCGGCCTGGTCGGCGTCCTCTACGTGCTCGACGAGCCCTCGATCGGGCTCCACCAGCGGGACAACGACCGGCTGCTCGACACATTGGAGGAGCTGCGCGACCTCGGCAACACCCTGCTGGTCGTCGAACACGACGAGGAGACGATGCGCCGCGCGGACAACGTCATCGACATGGGGCCCGGCCCCGGCAAGCGCGGCGGCGAGGTCGTCGCCAACGGCTCCGTCGAGGAGGTCAAAGCCACCGACGGCTCCGTGACCGGCGACTACCTCTCCGGTCGCCGGCAGATCCCGGTGCCGGACGAGCGACGCGATCCCGAGGGTGCCGTGACGATCCGCGGCGCGCGCCAGCACAACCTCAAGGATCTCGACGCCGACATCCCGCTTGGCTGTTTCACCGCGATTACCGGGGTCTCCGGCTCCGGGAAGTCCACGCTGATGCACGAGGTGTTCTACAAGGGCCTCGCTCGTGAGATGAACGACAACACGAGCGTGATTCCGGGCGATCACGACGCCATCGAGGGACTGGACCAGATCGAGACGGTCCGCCTGATCGATCAGTCGCCGATCGGCCGCACGCCGCGGTCGAACCCCGCGACCTACACCAGCGTCTTCGACTACATTCGAGAACTGTTCGCCTCGACGAAGCTCGCGAAACAGCGCGGCTACGAGAAGGGTCGATTCTCCTTCAACGTCAAGGAGGGCCGCTGCGAGGAGTGTGGCGGACAGGGCACGGTGAAGATCGAGATGAACTTTCTGAGCGACGTGTACGTCCCCTGCGAAGAGTGCGACGGCGCGCGCTACAACGACGCCACGCTCGACGTCACCTACAAGGGGAAAACGATCGCCGACGTCCTCGAGATGTCGGTCGAGGAGGCCTACGACTTCTTCGAGTCCTCGAGCCAGATCCGCCGCCGGCTCAAGCTGCTGAAGGACGTCGGCCTCGACTACATGAAACTCGGCCAGCCCTCGACCACGCTGTCGGGCGGCGAGGCCCAGCGGATCAAGCTCGCCGAGGAACTCGGCAAGAAGGACTCGGGCGAGACGCTCTACCTGCTCGACGAGCCGACGACCGGGCTGCACAGCGAGGACGAGCGCAAACTCATCGACGTGCTCCACCGGCTGACCGACAACGGCAACACCGTCGCCGTCATCGAGCACGAACTCGACCTCGTCAAAAACGCCGACCACGTCATCGACCTCGGCCCCGAGGGCGGCGAGAACGGCGGCGAAATCGTCGCGACGGGAACGCCGGAGGACATCGCGCGGCTCGAAGACTCCCACACCGGCCGCTACCTGCGGGATCTGCTCCCGAAGGTGGATCTCGAAGGGCCCCGCGGCGAGCGCGTCGAGCCCGTGTCGGCGCCGATGGACGACGACTGACGGAGTGACGGCCGACCGCGTCGAGGCCTGCGCCGGCCGACCGCGACCGAGTCGGAACGACTAACTCCGATCCCCCGGAATCGGCGACCGATGAGCGGACTGAAGGCCGTCGTTCGCCGCGGGTTCGCCGGCGGCGGAATCGCGACGCTGTTGCTCGCCGGACTCTTCCTCATCGGTGGCGAGCCGACGCAGCCGTCGACGCTGGCCATGACCGCCTGGCTCGCCGCCGTCGGCGTCGCCCTGTTTATCGCCGGCACCCGCGAGCGCGTCATCCTCGGAACCCGGACCGTCGGCTGGCCCCGCCTGGCCGCGGTCGGAATCGGAGTCCTCGCGGTCGGGTGGGGGATCGTCGGCTTCTCGCAGCTCCGTGAGTTCGAGACGGCCGGCGGCCCGTGGCTGCTCACCGCCGCGATCACGCTCTTCTCGCTGGCCTACTTCGCCTGGTTCGCCCGCGAGTGCTGGACCGGCGGCTACTATCTGGACGAGGAGACGTTCGCGGTCGAGTGACGGCTCGCAAGGGCGGCGGGGCCGAACGGGAGCTCGCGGAGCGGGTATCGATCCGTTTCACAGCGAGCGGCACCACGCGCGCTCTTTTCACCGCTGACGTCGTCCCCGCCGATATGAGCGCACGCGACCGGGCGCTCTCCACCACCGCGGACGGCGAGGAGAGCCAACTGACCTACGAAGCGATCACGGAGTCGCCGCTCAAACGATGGCTGTTGCTCGATGGACATCGCGTCGCGATCGCCGGCCTCCTGACGCTCGGGCTGTACGCCGCCGTCGTCGCGCTGTACGTCGCTGGCCTGTTCCCGATCGGGAACGCGGGCACCGTGACGACGCTCTACGGCTCGCTCGTCGGCGGAACGCTCCCGTTCATCACGATCGTCCTGGCGATCAACCAGCTGGTGCTCTCTCAGGAACTGGGCTGGACGCCCGAGCTGCGGAGTCGGTTCGAGGGGATGATCGAGTTCCAGCGGGACGTCGAGGATCTGACCGAGTCCGGCGTTAGCCCGTCGTCGCCGGCGGCCTTCCTGGACGTGATCGTCGCGGCGACCGCCGACCGCGCCGAGCGACTCCCGGACGCGCTCGCGTCCGACGCCGGGGACGAAAAGCGGCGGGAGATCGAGCGGTTCGTCGCGGCGCTGGAATCGGACGGCGAGACGGTCTCGGACGCGCTCGAAGACGCCGAGTTCGGCACGTTCGAGGCGCTGTCGGCCGTGCTGGGCCACCACCAGGGCAACTACTACCACGCGGCGCGGACCTTCCGCGAGGAGTGGGACGACGCCTTCGACGAGCTGACCCCGCTCGAGGAACTGATCGAGCTGTTGGGCTTTCTCGCCATCGCCAGGCAGACGTTCAAGACGCTGTACGTCCAGCACGAGCTCGCCGTCCTCTCGCGGATGCTGCTGTACGTCGGCTTCCCGACGCTGGTCGGCGGCGGGCTGCTCCTGGTCTCCTATCCGACGATCGCCGCGACCGTCTCGAGTTCGACCCTGCTGCTCGCGATCGCCGCCGGCGGCGTCGTGCTCGTGTTCCTGCCGTTCATGGTCCTGCTGAGCTACGCGCTCCGGATCGCGACGATCGCCGCACGCACGGCCGACTTCGGGCCGTTCGTCCCGCGGGCCTCGAATTGACATCGCGGCGAGACGGCCGGGAGATCGGACCCGAGGACCGGCCGATCACTCACGTCGCGGACCGGGAGTACAGCCAAGGGGACCGCCGGTGAACCGTTTCATATGCCAAACGATAGCACGTCCGCGGAGGAATCAGAGCGGGATCCGACGGACTCGTTCGACCTCGAGCGCTCCGAGCGGGTCCGCGTCGGCGTCACGCGCGGCGAGCGGAGCCTCGAACTGGGGCCGCCGCGGGACTTCCCCGACCGGGCCGACGTCGCGGTCCGACCGAAATCGGACGAAGCGGACGAAGGTGACGGTGAGAACGGCGAGGACGACGCGGCGGACAAGGGCGGGGCTCGCCTGGTCCTCAGTATCGACGCGATGGCCGGCGACCACGGCAGGGGCTACGTCGACGCGGAACTGACGCCAAGGGAGGCCCGTGCGCTCCGCGATCGGCTCGACGAGACGGTCCGCTGGATGATCGGCTCCGACGCCGAATGCGACTCCGATCGAGACGTCGGCAGCAGTGGCGGTGCCGGCCGCACCGATCGTCGAGACTAACGAGTCGACTCGAAACGGACGGTGCGGACAGCGCGACGGGCGAACCGTCGACCGCTCCGCGGCGGCTTATGTCTCCGGGCTGGGCGACTCGACGCGCGAGATGTAGCCGGCCAGATCCGAGGTCGTGACCATGCCGATGACGCCCTCGTCCTCGTCGATCACGGGGAGGTGGTGGAAGCCGTGTTCGATCATCACGTCCGCCGCGTCGCGGATGCCGTCCTGTGCCGCGGTCGTGACGACGTTCGTGGTCAT from Natrinema salifodinae carries:
- the uvrA gene encoding excinuclease ABC subunit UvrA — its product is MSKDYIEVRGAEEHNLKDLDVEIPREEFTVVTGLSGSGKSSLAFETVYAEGQRRYIESLSAYARNFLGQMDKPQVETVEGLSPAISIDQKNAANNPRSTVGTVTELHDYLRLLYARVGTPHCPQCGREVGEQSAQNMVERILELPEGTKAKLAAPVVRDQKGAFEDLFEELVSEGYARVEIDGEEHDLTLDDPDLDENFDHTVDVIVDRVKVSTEDRPRIVDSVETALDEADGVLKVILPDPPEEAAADLGEEARRTGALGDETDEDDRFVVEFSKDLACTHCGIDVPEIETRSFSFNSPHGACPECEGLGETKEVDEDLVIQDESKPLKHVFEAWSYNRSYYQTRLDAVATHFDVSLSTPFEDLDEDVQQAFLYGTDGQVLFKRHTKNGTRRKKKRFEGVIPNLERRYLETDSDSTREHIEDYMSVTECPACDGTRLKPASRAVLVDDTAITEINAMSIGDAREHFESMEADLTEREKVIAEEILKEIRARLGFMVEVGLEYLTLDREASTLSGGESQRIRLATQIGSGLVGVLYVLDEPSIGLHQRDNDRLLDTLEELRDLGNTLLVVEHDEETMRRADNVIDMGPGPGKRGGEVVANGSVEEVKATDGSVTGDYLSGRRQIPVPDERRDPEGAVTIRGARQHNLKDLDADIPLGCFTAITGVSGSGKSTLMHEVFYKGLAREMNDNTSVIPGDHDAIEGLDQIETVRLIDQSPIGRTPRSNPATYTSVFDYIRELFASTKLAKQRGYEKGRFSFNVKEGRCEECGGQGTVKIEMNFLSDVYVPCEECDGARYNDATLDVTYKGKTIADVLEMSVEEAYDFFESSSQIRRRLKLLKDVGLDYMKLGQPSTTLSGGEAQRIKLAEELGKKDSGETLYLLDEPTTGLHSEDERKLIDVLHRLTDNGNTVAVIEHELDLVKNADHVIDLGPEGGENGGEIVATGTPEDIARLEDSHTGRYLRDLLPKVDLEGPRGERVEPVSAPMDDD